A single region of the Mycobacterium lentiflavum genome encodes:
- a CDS encoding acyl carrier protein, with the protein MAETTRARVFAALCEVLYIDEADLIDGDATDLRELGLDSVRFVLLLKRLGVERESELPSRLAEKLSLVGWVEELERFELEKSA; encoded by the coding sequence GTGGCTGAGACGACGAGAGCACGAGTCTTCGCCGCGCTCTGCGAGGTGTTATATATCGATGAAGCGGATCTCATTGACGGCGACGCGACCGACCTGCGGGAACTTGGTCTGGATTCGGTTCGTTTCGTCCTTTTGCTGAAACGCCTTGGCGTGGAACGAGAGTCCGAGCTGCCATCCCGGCTGGCCGAGAAGCTGTCGCTTGTTGGCTGGGTCGAGGAGCTCGAGAGATTCGAGCTGGAAAAATCGGCGTGA
- a CDS encoding AMP-binding protein translates to MTVPDDAPVDRVPLSRSQQNLYNGVIHDNDPGLYLIRKRYRFHPLELPKFLTALETTILENPVQLCVLEAPPPGVDYPDLVARLQPSDIVHVGPDNQGQSDHCVDELMRLWSSGIFTKPLVAYAVRTDRAGCVSRLDVCTHHILIDGGGTGIIEADLARNLTIGGSAETPCVARGLAKIKDANLCETTRVEESLQRLSEVVQRELTDEARHGGHGLVSDNTIGSAAKGVLCESVQLSGVAYDAILALSDTKQIPLNVLVAAAAVAVDASLRQCTESLLVHAVDNRFGDPDLNVATCLVNSVAHSTRFPPFASVEDVVRTLDRGYVKAVRRRWFREEHYRRMYLAINHTAHVDALTLNFIRESCARTLRPFLAEAPIATDIGPVEGMTVASVLDEDERTLNLAIWNRADLSPQRTHPGVAKRIAAALESMPTLWDQPIAIAVDEWFGIGADGARRSGSGAIEARKAARAWFLPSAGGVQRFLDGRRYVYPWVAWLVRHGSAPGDVLVFADDDTDKTIDLLVACHLAGCGYSSCDLAEDVPLRASAIAEHGGGISAHVVDVGAVRLAPVDDELRTIVDARMEQVARDEGLSTKTAYIMPTSGSTGQPKLVHISHGSLALFCDAATRTYGWGPDDTILQCAPLTSDISVEEIFGAATAGAELIRSPAMRAGDFAALTSDLLTTEATLIDLPTAIWHLLCEDDDALDAMRRSRLRQIVIGGEAIRSAAVDKWVDSDDLQRISVMSTYGPTESTVVVAYLPLVGDGTAAAPADRLRLGRPIAPGTVFIAFGELVIVGDLVSAGYLGIDGPGFGAVTTSDGSRQRAFATADRVTIDDDGFPVFAGRRDAVVKISGKRIDTAVVTKRVLEDPAVADVAVELHSGRLGVWFESHRAREAKEDAATATRIRLILVSLGVASFFVLAVPSIPRKINGKVDSDSLRAMPQVVAALPGDAETGQRAADLAELWSVHLGRVVAPSTSLLSEGIGSLDLIRILPDTRSYLNRQISVLDLISADNAVNLVTDFGDTVPTTDSWMDATTAAEIERDLAELCGQRQPAPASDAPCPNQHDERAIVVLGASGILGTGFARAVLDRRLSGVALPEVVLATRSPLPDHDPWTTLRNVDRVRIDLLPAEFDTATLEALIRGTDAGTVINCVGNTNVLVPYRELRPANVEIVCALAEVCARHGTRLVHLSTFVVNGQAAGPEVADPRQAPYPYAASKSVAELALAASSRELNFTIVRLPRVLGDGHQLQDSADVLISVVDGCTALRAYPSVALTEEVTTAQAVGSALLGMLTERGGSASLGRGITVTRGEAISYADFLGEYGFDELDPIEWKHRLDQSAWAKRNLRRWSVVDGWFTLGMRLGARSYAEYLADRATIALGVDSVTELDALPLSVHALLSAPVVQGDNDSGGGRLRWTTTPKPGSA, encoded by the coding sequence GTGACCGTGCCCGACGACGCCCCCGTGGATCGAGTTCCCCTCAGCAGGTCTCAGCAGAACCTCTACAACGGGGTGATCCACGACAACGATCCGGGCCTGTACCTGATTCGCAAGCGCTATCGTTTCCATCCGTTGGAGCTGCCGAAATTCCTGACTGCCCTTGAGACAACGATCCTCGAAAACCCGGTGCAGCTGTGTGTTCTCGAGGCGCCACCGCCGGGGGTGGACTACCCAGATCTCGTGGCAAGGCTGCAACCCAGTGACATCGTGCACGTCGGGCCGGACAATCAGGGCCAGTCAGACCACTGTGTCGACGAACTCATGCGCCTTTGGTCTTCCGGCATCTTCACCAAACCGCTTGTCGCGTATGCCGTGCGGACCGACAGAGCTGGCTGCGTGTCCAGACTCGACGTATGCACCCATCACATCCTGATTGACGGTGGCGGAACGGGCATTATCGAGGCCGATCTGGCTCGAAACCTCACCATTGGTGGTTCTGCTGAAACTCCGTGTGTGGCGCGGGGGCTGGCCAAGATCAAAGACGCGAATCTTTGCGAGACAACCCGGGTCGAGGAATCGTTGCAGCGCCTCTCCGAAGTCGTGCAGCGCGAGCTCACCGACGAGGCGCGGCACGGCGGGCACGGTCTTGTCTCGGACAACACGATCGGGAGCGCCGCCAAGGGGGTGCTCTGTGAGTCCGTGCAGTTATCCGGCGTGGCCTACGATGCGATTCTCGCGCTGTCAGACACGAAGCAGATCCCGCTCAACGTGCTGGTGGCCGCGGCCGCGGTTGCAGTGGACGCGAGCCTTCGACAATGCACCGAAAGTCTACTGGTTCACGCGGTGGACAACCGCTTTGGCGACCCTGATCTGAATGTCGCGACATGTCTGGTTAATTCGGTTGCGCACTCGACCCGTTTTCCGCCATTCGCCTCGGTGGAGGATGTCGTCCGAACGCTCGACCGCGGATACGTCAAAGCGGTCAGACGCCGGTGGTTCCGCGAGGAGCACTACCGCCGAATGTACTTGGCGATCAACCACACCGCCCACGTCGACGCGTTGACGCTCAATTTCATCCGCGAGTCATGCGCGCGCACCCTGCGCCCCTTCTTGGCAGAGGCACCGATTGCCACCGATATCGGCCCGGTCGAAGGCATGACGGTGGCGTCGGTTCTGGACGAAGACGAGCGCACTCTGAACCTGGCGATCTGGAACAGGGCAGACTTGTCGCCGCAGCGGACGCATCCCGGCGTCGCGAAGCGCATTGCGGCGGCGCTGGAATCGATGCCGACGCTGTGGGATCAGCCGATCGCCATCGCCGTCGACGAGTGGTTCGGCATCGGCGCCGACGGCGCGCGCCGCTCGGGCAGCGGAGCAATCGAGGCGCGGAAAGCGGCTCGCGCGTGGTTTCTACCGTCCGCGGGCGGCGTCCAGCGATTCCTCGACGGGCGTCGTTACGTTTATCCGTGGGTTGCCTGGTTGGTCCGGCATGGCAGCGCACCTGGTGACGTCCTGGTGTTCGCCGACGACGATACCGACAAGACCATCGACCTGCTGGTCGCCTGTCACCTTGCCGGATGCGGCTACAGCTCCTGCGATCTTGCCGAAGATGTGCCCTTGCGCGCGAGCGCAATTGCCGAGCACGGAGGTGGAATTTCGGCGCATGTGGTCGACGTCGGCGCCGTCCGACTGGCACCGGTCGACGACGAACTACGCACGATCGTCGACGCGCGCATGGAACAAGTTGCCCGGGATGAAGGTCTGTCCACCAAGACCGCGTACATCATGCCGACCTCAGGGTCGACGGGGCAGCCCAAGCTCGTGCACATCTCCCACGGGTCGCTCGCGCTTTTCTGCGATGCGGCCACACGAACCTACGGATGGGGACCGGACGACACCATCCTGCAATGCGCGCCACTGACTTCGGACATCAGTGTCGAGGAGATCTTCGGCGCAGCAACTGCCGGAGCGGAGCTCATCCGATCCCCGGCCATGCGGGCCGGCGACTTTGCCGCCCTTACAAGCGACCTCCTCACCACCGAAGCAACACTGATCGACCTGCCCACTGCGATCTGGCATCTCCTGTGCGAGGACGACGACGCGCTCGACGCGATGCGCCGTTCGCGCCTGCGCCAGATCGTCATCGGCGGGGAGGCCATTCGGTCCGCCGCGGTCGACAAGTGGGTCGATTCCGATGACCTACAACGGATATCGGTTATGTCGACCTATGGCCCGACGGAGAGCACGGTCGTCGTCGCCTACCTGCCGCTCGTCGGCGACGGGACGGCGGCTGCGCCCGCCGATCGTCTGAGGCTGGGCCGACCGATCGCCCCGGGCACGGTGTTCATTGCTTTCGGTGAACTGGTCATCGTCGGAGATCTGGTATCGGCGGGGTATCTGGGTATCGACGGCCCCGGATTCGGCGCCGTGACCACCAGCGACGGTTCGCGCCAACGCGCGTTCGCCACTGCCGACCGGGTCACCATCGACGACGACGGCTTCCCCGTCTTCGCGGGCCGTAGAGACGCCGTCGTCAAGATCTCCGGCAAGCGGATCGACACCGCCGTGGTGACGAAACGAGTCCTCGAGGATCCCGCGGTGGCCGATGTCGCCGTCGAACTGCACAGCGGTCGGCTCGGGGTGTGGTTCGAATCGCACCGGGCCCGCGAGGCCAAGGAGGATGCGGCAACGGCGACACGTATCAGGCTCATCCTCGTAAGCCTCGGGGTGGCATCGTTTTTCGTCCTCGCGGTGCCGAGCATCCCGCGCAAAATCAACGGGAAAGTCGACAGCGACAGTCTGCGAGCGATGCCGCAGGTGGTGGCCGCGCTGCCCGGCGACGCCGAGACCGGTCAGCGAGCAGCCGACTTGGCCGAGCTCTGGAGCGTGCATCTCGGGCGGGTGGTAGCACCTTCCACATCGCTGCTGAGCGAAGGTATCGGCTCGTTGGATCTCATTCGAATTCTGCCCGACACTCGCAGCTATCTGAATCGCCAGATTTCGGTTCTGGATCTCATCAGCGCCGACAACGCAGTCAACCTGGTCACCGACTTCGGCGACACGGTACCGACAACTGATTCGTGGATGGACGCCACTACCGCTGCCGAGATCGAACGCGATCTCGCCGAGCTGTGCGGGCAACGGCAGCCGGCGCCGGCGAGCGACGCACCGTGCCCGAACCAACACGACGAACGGGCAATCGTGGTGCTGGGCGCGTCCGGAATTCTCGGCACCGGATTCGCCCGCGCGGTCCTCGATCGACGGCTGTCGGGAGTGGCACTTCCGGAAGTGGTTCTGGCGACGAGATCCCCCCTCCCCGATCATGATCCATGGACGACACTGCGAAACGTCGATAGGGTGCGGATCGACCTGCTCCCTGCTGAGTTTGACACAGCAACACTAGAGGCCCTGATACGCGGGACTGACGCCGGAACCGTCATCAACTGCGTCGGCAACACCAACGTGCTGGTGCCCTACCGCGAACTTCGGCCGGCGAATGTGGAAATTGTCTGCGCCCTGGCCGAAGTGTGCGCGCGTCACGGGACTCGACTGGTGCATCTGTCCACCTTCGTGGTCAACGGGCAGGCCGCCGGGCCCGAAGTTGCCGACCCCCGTCAGGCGCCCTACCCGTATGCGGCGTCGAAATCAGTTGCGGAGCTGGCACTGGCCGCGTCGTCGCGAGAACTCAATTTCACGATCGTCCGCTTGCCGCGCGTGCTTGGTGACGGCCATCAATTGCAGGACTCCGCCGACGTCTTGATTTCGGTCGTTGACGGCTGTACAGCGTTACGGGCTTATCCTTCAGTGGCATTGACCGAAGAGGTCACCACCGCCCAAGCCGTAGGAAGTGCCCTCTTGGGCATGCTCACCGAGCGAGGTGGGTCAGCAAGCTTGGGACGCGGCATCACCGTGACGCGCGGCGAAGCTATATCCTACGCAGACTTTCTCGGTGAGTACGGTTTCGACGAACTCGACCCTATCGAGTGGAAACATCGCCTGGATCAAAGCGCTTGGGCAAAGAGAAACTTACGAAGGTGGTCGGTGGTAGATGGGTGGTTCACCTTGGGGATGAGATTGGGTGCGCGTTCCTACGCGGAGTACCTCGCCGATCGGGCGACCATTGCCCTGGGTGTGGATTCGGTCACCGAGCTCGACGCACTCCCCCTTTCGGTACACGCGCTTCTAAGCGCACCTGTGGTCCAAGGCGACAACGACAGTGGCGGGGGCCGACTTCGGTGGACCACCACGCCGAAGCCGGGTTCCGCATGA
- a CDS encoding RND family transporter — protein sequence MSATLCESTDSIHAERSVIARTIHALAVPIILFWLAVVVILTVFVPPLEVVGQERSVALSPTDAPSLVALKRIGHVFNEGDTDSVALILLEGDKPLRDDAHKYYDVLVRKLRADKQHVVGVQDLWGDPLLAAGSQSNDGKAAYLQVNLAGNQGEQLANDSVDAVRGTVDSTPAPPGIKAYVTGPSALASDLHHSSDKSIAKITLVSVAAIFAMLLLVYRSLPTVILLLLTVGVELSTARGVVALIAHGGLVGLSAFAVSLLTSLAIAAGTDYGIFLFGRYQEARQAGEDREAAFHTMYRGTAHVILGSGITIAAATLCLSFARMPYFQTLGIPCAVGMLVAVLVALTLGPAVLAVGSRFGLCDPKRRLEVRGWRRVGTVVVRWPLPVLAVTFAVALVGLISLPGYRPSYDDRAYLPSFIPANQGLAIADRHFPQARMKPEILMLETDHDMRNPTDFLILDKLARGIFHVQGISRVQAITRPDGATMDHTSIPFQLSMQNAGMAQDMKFQRDRMDDMLKQADEMTKTVATMQRMYDLMERFAATTHRVVGDTEEMQQITNDLRDRIADFDDFWRPVRSYFYWEKHCYDIPMCWSVHSMFDAVDGVDQIDDKLNTLLADVRDFDRLMPEMIAQLPPMIETMANMRTMMLTLHSTMSGIFNQMDDMTRHASAMGRAFDGSKNDDSFYLPPEVFENKDFQRAMSNFLSSDGHAARFIILHRGDPASDEGIASIDAIRTAAEESLKGTPLESSKIYVAGIGAVFKDISEGAKWDLVIAGISSLCLIFIIMLIFTRALVPAGVIVGTVAMSLGASFGLSVLVWQYIIGTPLHWLVLAMSVIVLLAVGSDYNLLLVSRFRQEIPAGLNTGIIRSMGGTGKVVTNAGLVFAFTMASMIVSDVKMIGQLGTTIGLGLMFDTLIVRAFMTPSIAALLGRWFWWPLRVLTRPDRASAAPAQTQPQDRSLVPAN from the coding sequence ATGAGTGCAACGCTTTGCGAGTCGACCGACTCCATCCACGCCGAACGGTCCGTGATCGCCAGGACGATTCACGCCCTTGCGGTGCCGATCATCCTGTTCTGGCTGGCAGTCGTCGTCATCCTCACAGTGTTCGTTCCCCCACTGGAGGTCGTCGGACAAGAGCGATCGGTGGCGCTAAGCCCCACGGACGCACCGTCGTTGGTGGCGCTCAAACGCATCGGTCACGTTTTCAACGAGGGAGATACCGACAGTGTGGCGCTGATCTTGCTCGAGGGCGACAAGCCCCTCCGCGACGATGCCCACAAATACTACGACGTCCTGGTTCGCAAACTGCGCGCGGACAAACAACACGTGGTCGGTGTCCAAGACCTGTGGGGAGATCCGTTGTTGGCGGCGGGCTCGCAGAGCAACGACGGCAAGGCCGCATACCTTCAAGTCAACCTCGCCGGGAACCAAGGCGAGCAGCTCGCCAACGATTCCGTTGACGCTGTCCGCGGTACCGTGGATAGCACGCCAGCGCCACCCGGGATCAAGGCCTACGTCACCGGGCCGTCCGCGCTGGCCTCGGATCTGCATCACAGCAGCGACAAATCCATCGCGAAGATCACCCTCGTCTCCGTCGCGGCGATCTTCGCCATGTTGCTCCTGGTCTATCGATCACTTCCCACCGTGATTCTGCTGTTGCTCACGGTTGGCGTTGAATTGTCCACAGCACGAGGAGTTGTCGCGCTCATCGCACACGGCGGATTGGTCGGGCTTTCGGCCTTTGCGGTCAGCTTGCTCACATCGCTGGCGATCGCCGCCGGAACCGACTACGGAATTTTTCTGTTCGGACGCTACCAAGAGGCCCGTCAGGCCGGCGAGGACCGGGAAGCGGCCTTCCATACCATGTACCGAGGGACGGCCCACGTCATCTTGGGCTCAGGAATCACGATCGCCGCCGCGACCTTATGCCTGAGCTTCGCCCGGATGCCGTACTTCCAAACGCTGGGTATTCCCTGCGCGGTGGGGATGCTGGTTGCGGTTCTCGTCGCGCTGACACTCGGACCGGCGGTCCTGGCCGTCGGCAGCCGGTTCGGTCTCTGCGACCCGAAGCGGCGGCTCGAGGTGCGTGGCTGGCGGCGAGTCGGCACGGTGGTCGTGCGCTGGCCGCTACCCGTTCTGGCCGTTACATTCGCGGTCGCCCTCGTCGGCCTCATCAGCCTGCCGGGCTACCGGCCCAGCTACGACGACCGGGCCTACCTACCCAGCTTCATCCCGGCCAATCAAGGCTTAGCGATCGCGGATCGCCACTTTCCCCAAGCGCGGATGAAGCCAGAGATACTCATGCTCGAGACCGATCACGATATGCGTAATCCAACGGACTTTCTGATCTTGGACAAGTTGGCCAGAGGCATCTTTCACGTTCAGGGGATCTCACGCGTGCAGGCCATCACCAGGCCGGACGGGGCGACGATGGACCACACCTCGATACCGTTCCAGCTCAGCATGCAGAACGCGGGGATGGCGCAGGACATGAAGTTTCAGCGTGATCGGATGGACGACATGCTGAAGCAAGCCGACGAGATGACCAAGACGGTCGCCACGATGCAGCGGATGTACGACTTGATGGAGAGGTTTGCGGCCACCACGCATCGGGTGGTCGGCGATACCGAAGAGATGCAACAGATCACGAACGACCTACGCGATCGCATCGCCGACTTCGACGATTTCTGGCGACCCGTCCGGTCGTACTTCTATTGGGAGAAGCACTGTTACGACATTCCGATGTGCTGGTCGGTGCACTCGATGTTCGACGCGGTTGACGGCGTCGACCAGATCGACGACAAACTGAACACCCTGCTGGCTGACGTCAGGGACTTCGATCGGCTCATGCCGGAGATGATTGCCCAACTGCCACCCATGATCGAGACCATGGCGAATATGCGGACCATGATGCTGACGCTGCACAGCACGATGTCCGGCATCTTCAACCAGATGGACGACATGACCAGACATGCCTCGGCGATGGGTCGTGCGTTTGACGGTTCCAAGAACGACGACTCGTTCTACCTTCCGCCGGAAGTATTTGAAAACAAGGACTTTCAGCGGGCGATGAGTAACTTCCTGTCATCGGACGGCCACGCGGCACGCTTCATAATTTTGCACCGGGGTGACCCCGCGTCGGATGAAGGCATTGCGAGTATCGACGCAATACGCACCGCAGCTGAAGAGTCGCTCAAGGGAACTCCGTTGGAGAGCAGCAAGATCTACGTCGCCGGCATTGGCGCCGTCTTCAAAGACATCTCCGAAGGCGCCAAATGGGATCTCGTGATCGCGGGCATTTCTTCGCTGTGCCTGATTTTCATCATCATGCTGATCTTCACCCGTGCGCTGGTGCCGGCCGGCGTGATCGTCGGGACGGTCGCGATGTCGCTCGGCGCCTCATTCGGGTTGTCGGTGCTGGTTTGGCAGTACATCATCGGCACCCCGCTGCACTGGCTGGTGCTCGCCATGTCCGTCATCGTCCTGCTCGCAGTGGGATCGGACTATAACCTGCTACTGGTCTCTCGGTTCAGACAGGAGATACCCGCCGGTCTCAACACCGGCATCATCCGATCCATGGGCGGCACCGGAAAAGTCGTGACGAACGCCGGCTTGGTGTTCGCATTCACGATGGCGTCCATGATCGTCAGCGACGTGAAAATGATTGGTCAGCTCGGCACCACCATCGGCCTGGGCCTGATGTTCGACACCTTGATCGTGCGCGCATTCATGACGCCGTCCATCGCCGCGTTACTGGGTCGCTGGTTCTGGTGGCCGTTGAGAGTACTCACGCGCCCTGATCGGGCTTCGGCTGCGCCAGCCCAAACGCAGCCGCAAGATCGCTCTCTCGTACCCGCCAATTGA